One genomic window of Nostoc sp. TCL26-01 includes the following:
- a CDS encoding CHASE2 domain-containing protein, with protein sequence MNKCVLINLGNGSLTDGFPSVIAQLSDTQDFLSIQEQGSLPPAPELADAYRDWKVLYQALALRLRNRGKIEIVLGSPTNISDVNLERLSENLQNQLLRWLNAESFARIERLLTRKLQEEDQIRVIIATEDEEIRQLPWHLWHFLEDYPQAEIALSAPKFDSKPHSQTPSGTVRVLAVLGNSQGIDVDIDRRLLESLPRNAELVLLRQPHRQELNQFLWEQKGWDILFFAGHSRTEGERGRIFINEADSLTIDELKHALKTAIAQGLQLAIFNSCEGLGLARQLADLHIPQVVVMKESVADPVAHEFLQHFLELFAGGKSFYLSVRQAREKLQAIEQEYPCASWLPVICQNPATIPPTWQQLCYQGRYQPFIPVAVSVVITALVIGIRALGILQAWELSAYDQLMRSRPDEGTDPHLLIVTATQQDIEQHGGYPLPDRTLAQAIEKLNQYQPQFIALDIIRDRPREPGYQELMKLFRQQENLIAICSHPDQGNPEKAGFKAPPGIIAGFLGFSDIVADKVDQVIRRHLLSYEPNQTSCPTDHALSTRLAFLYLTKHNIEPKKIFQSQDEDNSECQDFNSVIRVGETIFQSLPKYLGAYQQINNCGFQILLNYRTAKKPFEVVTLSEVLQNQVKPELVKDKAILIGVTDPTGNSDYHDTPLGKQPGVILQAHMTSQIINAVLDRRPLLKVWQLWQETFWILTWAAISSSLTWRFEKLWINALVIVATMAILYSICLFLLVQGWWMPLVSSGLAVVSTSTIIFIYRSFLLQKRT encoded by the coding sequence ATGAATAAATGTGTCCTGATTAATTTAGGCAATGGTAGCTTGACAGATGGCTTTCCTTCGGTCATTGCTCAACTATCTGATACTCAAGATTTCTTAAGTATCCAAGAGCAGGGAAGCTTACCCCCAGCACCAGAATTGGCTGATGCCTATCGAGACTGGAAGGTGTTGTATCAAGCCCTAGCTCTTCGCCTGAGAAATCGTGGCAAAATAGAAATTGTTCTGGGCAGTCCCACCAATATCTCAGACGTGAATCTAGAGCGACTGAGTGAAAACTTGCAAAATCAGCTGCTTCGTTGGTTAAATGCTGAGTCATTCGCTCGGATTGAGCGACTATTAACCCGTAAGTTGCAGGAAGAAGATCAAATCCGCGTCATTATTGCTACGGAAGACGAAGAAATTCGTCAGCTACCTTGGCATTTGTGGCATTTTTTGGAAGACTATCCCCAAGCGGAAATTGCTTTGAGTGCGCCGAAATTTGACTCAAAACCTCACTCACAAACCCCTTCTGGGACGGTGAGAGTTTTGGCAGTATTGGGAAATTCTCAAGGAATAGACGTAGACATTGACCGTAGATTACTAGAAAGTTTACCGAGAAATGCTGAGTTGGTGCTGTTGAGGCAACCCCATCGTCAAGAATTAAATCAGTTTCTTTGGGAGCAAAAAGGCTGGGATATTTTGTTTTTTGCTGGGCATAGTCGTACTGAGGGGGAAAGGGGGCGGATTTTTATTAATGAGGCTGACAGCTTAACTATTGATGAATTAAAACACGCTCTAAAAACTGCGATCGCCCAAGGTTTACAATTGGCAATTTTCAACTCCTGTGAGGGATTGGGATTAGCAAGACAATTGGCAGATTTACATATCCCCCAAGTCGTTGTCATGAAGGAGTCAGTAGCAGATCCAGTTGCTCATGAGTTTTTACAGCATTTTCTGGAATTGTTTGCTGGGGGTAAATCGTTTTACTTGTCAGTGCGTCAGGCGAGGGAAAAACTGCAAGCAATAGAACAAGAATATCCCTGTGCCAGTTGGTTGCCCGTGATTTGTCAAAATCCTGCCACAATTCCTCCGACTTGGCAGCAACTATGCTATCAAGGACGCTATCAACCATTTATACCTGTAGCTGTCAGTGTAGTTATAACAGCCCTTGTAATTGGTATCCGAGCTTTGGGAATTTTGCAAGCATGGGAACTGTCAGCTTATGACCAATTAATGCGATCGCGCCCAGACGAAGGTACAGATCCTCATTTATTAATTGTTACCGCTACTCAGCAAGATATTGAGCAGCACGGCGGCTATCCCCTACCAGATCGCACCCTAGCTCAAGCGATCGAGAAATTGAATCAATACCAACCCCAATTCATCGCCCTAGATATCATCCGCGATCGACCCAGAGAACCAGGTTATCAAGAGCTAATGAAGCTTTTTAGACAACAGGAAAACTTGATCGCAATTTGTAGCCACCCAGATCAGGGAAACCCTGAAAAAGCCGGATTTAAAGCCCCTCCGGGCATAATAGCAGGTTTTTTAGGGTTTAGCGATATCGTAGCGGATAAAGTGGATCAAGTGATTCGCCGTCATTTGTTGTCCTACGAACCAAATCAAACTTCCTGTCCTACAGACCACGCCTTAAGTACTAGACTTGCTTTTCTTTACTTGACTAAACACAACATTGAGCCAAAAAAAATTTTCCAATCTCAAGACGAAGATAATTCGGAATGTCAAGATTTTAACTCTGTAATTCGAGTTGGTGAAACAATCTTTCAAAGCTTGCCAAAGTATCTAGGTGCTTACCAACAAATAAATAATTGTGGGTTTCAGATCCTCCTGAATTATCGCACCGCTAAGAAGCCCTTTGAAGTTGTTACCTTGAGTGAAGTTTTACAAAATCAGGTCAAACCGGAATTAGTAAAAGACAAAGCTATTCTTATTGGCGTAACTGACCCTACGGGTAACTCAGATTATCACGATACTCCCCTTGGTAAACAGCCGGGAGTGATCCTTCAGGCACATATGACCAGCCAGATCATCAATGCAGTCTTAGATCGACGACCTTTGTTAAAAGTTTGGCAGTTATGGCAAGAGACATTTTGGATTTTAACATGGGCTGCGATCTCCAGCAGTCTAACTTGGCGTTTTGAAAAACTCTGGATCAATGCTTTAGTTATTGTCGCAACAATGGCAATTCTCTATAGTATCTGCTTGTTTTTACTCGTACAAGGATGGTGGATGCCACTAGTTTCTTCAGGTTTAGCTGTAGTCTCCACCAGTACAATTATTTTTATTTATCGCTCATTTTTGCTTCAAAAACGCACTTGA
- a CDS encoding DUF928 domain-containing protein: MSRKKLLHQFITLSCAVTPALISFDGFGILLKSDVNFPLNSTLVLASEQLKSSPAPSAKKQRNVVDRVRAFKFPKNGSSRFCKKNNVCKDAVVRGEVFKALVFKDENNPDEQFGLTYAEFPTFWLYFEDQSQITSERSVTVRFTLFDDQTNTKVYQTDFQLTGGTGIFNFQLPQTAPPLKIGKSYFWQFDILYGEKNEHIWLSESGVIERQSPPSTQAIQLEKSSPWDRIILYGENGIWYEMLNELAQLRRLNPDDPEIKEAWFTLLDRPDVILSSLKSQPLTSCCSIAK, from the coding sequence ATGTCTAGGAAAAAATTACTCCATCAATTCATTACTTTATCCTGTGCTGTTACCCCGGCTTTAATCAGCTTTGACGGCTTTGGGATACTTTTGAAATCTGATGTCAACTTTCCACTAAATAGTACTTTAGTTCTAGCATCCGAACAGTTAAAATCATCCCCCGCGCCATCAGCTAAAAAACAGCGAAATGTTGTGGACAGAGTTCGAGCTTTTAAATTTCCGAAGAATGGTTCTTCTCGCTTTTGTAAAAAGAATAACGTCTGCAAAGATGCTGTTGTCCGAGGTGAAGTTTTTAAAGCCCTGGTGTTCAAAGATGAAAACAATCCAGATGAGCAATTTGGACTGACTTATGCCGAGTTTCCGACTTTCTGGCTTTATTTTGAAGATCAAAGTCAGATCACCTCTGAGCGATCGGTAACTGTGAGATTTACCTTATTTGATGATCAAACCAATACGAAAGTCTACCAAACCGATTTTCAACTCACTGGCGGGACAGGGATTTTTAATTTTCAGCTACCTCAAACTGCACCACCTTTAAAAATTGGTAAGTCATATTTTTGGCAATTTGATATTTTGTATGGCGAAAAAAACGAACATATTTGGCTATCTGAAAGTGGAGTTATTGAGCGCCAATCCCCTCCATCAACCCAAGCAATTCAGTTAGAAAAATCATCCCCCTGGGATCGGATAATTCTTTATGGAGAAAATGGCATTTGGTATGAAATGCTCAATGAATTAGCTCAATTACGCCGTCTCAATCCCGACGATCCAGAAATCAAAGAAGCTTGGTTTACTTTGCTAGATCGCCCTGATGTCATTCTCTCAAGCTTAAAATCTCAACCCTTAACTTCTTGCTGTTCTATAGCTAAATAA
- a CDS encoding CHAT domain-containing protein, producing MIAQSPQNTSFLVKQANQLYQAGRFTEAVEVWRQVAIAFASQKNYLNQAMALSNLSLTYQQLGEWEKAKTAIAHSLKLLKTLEQTTTKQRIYAQTLDIQGQLQQKIGQSQPALESWQQAAKIYAAMGDNDGVAISEINQAQTLQDLGLYPRACKTLLKALGLNNQECQLLAEQFNPLQQKLLESQPNTIQEAQARGLRSLGNVFRVVGKLEESEKVLQTSLGVAKLWNLPQDMSKVLLNLGNTNRALATREETYKDEKQAKIYRKVALDYYQQSAIAASPLVKIQAQLNQRDLLIDQQQRQAADSLLSPIRESLTQLPLSWASLYAKINFAKSLIDWQQEVTQQPDSGSVSEAISLLKGAINEAKILEDERSLSYAFGTLGKLYADINQNDNAKTSTQQALQAANQIRASDLAYQWQWQLGQMLRDENREEAIAAYGGAINSLKNLRGDLVSLNSDVQFDFKERVEPVYREYVDLLLQPKEPNQETLKIARQTIEDLQLAELDNFFQEACTTVKPQQIDQVDANTAVIYSVILPERLEIILSLPGKSQSNLRRYTTSVTQKQITETVTKLQNSLNAPLYKESEILLLSQQVYNWLMRPLKNELDNSPQVQTLVFVLDGVLQNIPMAVLHDGQEYLIEKNYAIALTPGLQLLDPKPLTRKNFNLLAAGLSQARTSPVTRKPFSALPNVTTELKEIQPTERKRLLDDSFTSESLEKQVNSSAFSAVHIATHGEFSSRVDNTFILAWDGEINTNKLEDVIKAKSQPNRPIELLVLSACKTAKGDNRAALGLAGVAVRAGARSTLASLWVVRDDATAILMKEFYGEFTQNQVTKAKALQLAQRAIRQNQNWKHPYFWTAFVLVGNWL from the coding sequence GTGATCGCTCAATCTCCACAAAATACCTCATTCTTAGTTAAACAAGCGAATCAACTCTATCAAGCAGGAAGGTTTACCGAAGCAGTTGAAGTTTGGCGACAGGTGGCGATCGCTTTTGCGTCTCAAAAAAATTACCTCAATCAAGCAATGGCGTTGAGCAATCTTTCTCTCACCTATCAGCAGCTTGGTGAGTGGGAAAAAGCAAAAACAGCGATCGCTCACAGCCTTAAACTCCTGAAAACTCTCGAACAGACAACCACAAAACAACGCATATATGCCCAAACCCTTGATATTCAAGGACAACTACAACAAAAAATTGGACAATCCCAACCTGCTCTAGAGAGTTGGCAACAAGCAGCTAAAATCTATGCAGCTATGGGGGATAATGATGGTGTAGCAATCAGCGAAATTAACCAAGCGCAGACATTACAAGACTTGGGACTATATCCAAGAGCCTGTAAGACATTACTTAAAGCTTTGGGCTTAAATAATCAAGAATGTCAACTCTTAGCCGAACAGTTTAATCCTCTCCAACAAAAACTCCTCGAAAGCCAACCAAATACTATCCAGGAAGCTCAAGCACGGGGATTGCGAAGTTTGGGTAATGTTTTTCGAGTCGTGGGTAAATTAGAGGAATCAGAGAAAGTCTTACAAACCAGTCTAGGAGTTGCTAAACTTTGGAATTTACCCCAAGATATGAGTAAAGTTTTACTCAATCTGGGCAATACAAACCGCGCTTTGGCAACAAGAGAAGAAACCTATAAAGATGAAAAACAAGCAAAGATTTACAGAAAAGTAGCTTTAGACTATTATCAACAATCTGCGATCGCCGCCTCTCCTCTCGTCAAAATTCAAGCTCAACTCAATCAACGAGATTTATTAATCGATCAGCAACAAAGGCAAGCAGCTGATAGTTTATTATCTCCGATTCGAGAATCGCTCACTCAATTACCCCTCAGTTGGGCATCTCTCTATGCCAAAATTAACTTTGCTAAAAGTTTAATTGATTGGCAACAGGAAGTTACTCAACAACCTGACTCTGGCTCTGTTTCAGAAGCAATTTCTCTGTTAAAAGGTGCGATCAACGAGGCGAAAATCTTGGAAGATGAGCGATCGCTCTCCTATGCTTTTGGTACTCTGGGGAAATTATATGCAGACATTAATCAAAACGACAATGCTAAAACTTCTACTCAACAAGCATTACAAGCCGCTAATCAAATTCGGGCATCGGATTTAGCTTATCAGTGGCAATGGCAATTAGGACAGATGCTGCGCGATGAGAATCGGGAAGAGGCGATCGCAGCTTATGGTGGTGCAATTAACTCCCTAAAAAACCTCCGGGGAGATTTAGTCAGCCTCAATTCTGATGTTCAGTTTGACTTTAAAGAGCGAGTAGAACCAGTCTATCGAGAATATGTAGATTTACTTCTGCAACCTAAAGAACCTAACCAAGAAACCCTAAAAATAGCCCGTCAGACCATTGAAGACCTGCAATTAGCCGAACTTGACAACTTTTTCCAAGAAGCTTGTACAACTGTCAAACCCCAGCAAATAGATCAAGTTGATGCCAATACAGCCGTTATTTACTCAGTAATTTTACCAGAGCGATTGGAAATTATTCTTTCCCTTCCAGGCAAATCTCAAAGCAACCTACGTCGTTACACAACATCAGTTACTCAAAAACAAATCACAGAAACTGTCACCAAGTTGCAGAACAGTTTGAATGCACCTTTATATAAGGAATCAGAGATTTTGCTGCTCTCACAGCAAGTTTACAATTGGCTAATGCGCCCTTTAAAAAACGAACTCGACAACTCTCCACAAGTTCAAACATTAGTGTTTGTCTTAGATGGAGTTCTGCAAAACATTCCGATGGCTGTTCTTCATGATGGGCAAGAATATCTCATAGAAAAAAATTATGCGATCGCGCTCACCCCTGGTCTACAATTACTCGACCCCAAACCCCTGACACGCAAAAATTTCAACCTGCTTGCAGCTGGATTGAGTCAAGCTCGCACTAGTCCAGTTACCCGTAAACCCTTTTCAGCCCTTCCTAACGTCACAACAGAGTTAAAAGAAATTCAACCGACTGAGCGTAAGCGCCTGCTGGATGATTCTTTCACCTCAGAGAGCCTGGAAAAACAAGTCAACTCATCTGCTTTCTCAGCAGTTCACATTGCCACTCACGGAGAATTTAGTTCTCGTGTTGACAACACCTTTATTCTCGCCTGGGATGGAGAAATTAATACTAATAAGCTAGAGGATGTTATTAAGGCTAAATCTCAGCCAAACCGCCCCATTGAACTACTTGTTTTGAGTGCTTGTAAAACAGCAAAAGGGGATAATCGAGCCGCTTTAGGCTTGGCGGGTGTAGCAGTGCGAGCAGGAGCGCGCAGTACTTTAGCATCTCTTTGGGTGGTTCGAGATGATGCAACTGCCATACTGATGAAAGAATTCTATGGAGAATTCACTCAAAATCAAGTCACGAAAGCTAAAGCCCTCCAACTTGCCCAAAGAGCAATTCGGCAGAATCAAAACTGGAAACATCCTTATTTTTGGACTGCTTTTGTACTGGTTGGTAACTGGTTGTAA